A window of Bacillus toyonensis BCT-7112 genomic DNA:
TTTCCTGCCGCTCCAAATTGTCCACCGATCTCTTTCAATAATAGGAGAGATGTTTTGTAATGCGATTTGGATATGATGTAGAAGTTGAGCAAGCTCATGATCTGTTAATTCGTATAGAATGGATCGTCCGGTTCGAGGAGATAAGTCTTGTAGTAATGCTGCTACAGAATCGTGTATTTTTCGTACTTCCCATTGTGTTTGCGAAGGGAACACGTGAAGAGAATGCTTTTGTAATTCTTGCTGTATAGTAGCAGTTTTTGGTCTTCTTTTTGATTCGATTTCAATGAGTTTTGGAAATACCGAGAAAAAATATCCGCGAATGTGTTCAGGGCTTCCTGGAATTGTACAATCTTCAATGGTTCGATCTTGTAAAATAAGTACACCGTTTTTCTTTAATATACGAGAAGCTTCACGTAAAAATGTAGGAATGTCTTGTAAATGATGAATAACTGCGCGCGAAATAACTATGTCGAATGTTTCATCAGGATATGGGATGCTATGTGCATCACCGTGAATGAATGAAATGTTTGGAAAGCCGCTACAATTTTCTTTTGCAGCTTGTAATATCTCTTTTGAAAAATCAAGTCCAACAACATTTTTGGCTCCCATAAGAGCAAGTTCTTTCGTGTAAATACCACCGCCGCAGCCTATGTCAATTATTTGTTTGTTTTGTATATCTGTAATGTTTTTTATCATTTCCTCCCAAGAAACATGGGCATTTCTAGTTGCATATGTGTACTTATTATTTGCATCATGAAAATTAATGGACATTGTAAAATCCTCCCTTCAGTGTATAGTATAGCTTATTTAATATGATCTCATGTTTTTGTTTCTTATATGAAGGTTATAAGGATTTCTTATTAGAAAAGAGGGATTGAGTTGAAAGTGAAGTATGTAATGGTTTTATGTGTGATTTTACTAGCATCGTGTGGTCAAGCAGAACAAAAGAAAGAAACGAAACAAGTAGAGGAGACGGTGAATGAAGTGGAAGAAACAATAGGGATAACTGTTATACAAAAAAAACATAAAGAGAAAAAGTTACAGGAGTCAGAAGTTAAGGCCGTAATAGATATTATAAATAATGCGGAAAAACAAGAAATAACAGGTAGCTTTGGTGAACCTGAATATGAAATACAAATTAGTAGAGATGGGAAAAAAGAAAAGTATTATGCATGGTTAAGAGGAGAAGATCGACGAGGGTGGCTGCAATATAAGAAGGCTATGTACATGTTGAACGAAAAAGATACGGAAAAACTTTTGTCTATATTTCCAAAGATTCCAGAACAAAAAGAAGACGAGATACAGGTTGATCCTTTAACAGAAGTAACGAAAAAAGATTTGCAGATTACAGCGTTTCATATTAAAGCAGGGGATCAAAAAATGAATTATAAGGTACGTTATACGATTTCGCAATCACTTTACAACAAGTTAGCACAGGAACAAGAATATTATTTGCAATTGATTTTCCCGGAAAAGGTTCAAAAATTAATTGGAGCAAAAGAGAGTGAAATGATTTCAGGTGAAAAAGTAAAGGAGGGGTATAAACAGTATGAATTGAATGTTACTGTTCCGATAAAAGATGCTTCATTATCACAATTAAAAGCATTAGAAACATATTATGAAAATTATGATTTGAAAATATTAAATAATAAAAAAGAAAAAATAGGCGTTTTTCAAAATATCATTCAAATTGTTAAAGAGTATGGTGAAAAAATGGATTTACAAAGATAAAGTGAATAGGAAAGTCTATATGGACTTTCCTAGGAAATGATAATAGAGAGGGGAGAGAATCCCCTCTCTATTACTTTGCTTTTGCAGATGGCTCATTTATGGATTTTCGTGTAATAAGAAATGAAATCATAAGAGCGGATAGAATCATAAGAGCGATGAATAAGTGATTTGGCAACCAATCTAATAATAATAGGTAGCTAACGGTATAAAAAATAAGAGTTGAGGCTAAGAAAGAGAGAGCACCTATAATGAGAGATTGTAATTTCATTTGTATCTACCTCCTTTCATTTGTATTTTTGTCTAAAAATGGATGATATAAACATTATTTCTAAGAAAAGAAAAAAATGTGTCATAATAGAGAATAGAATAAACTGAAATGGGTGCATATAGCTCATTTCAATAAGATAAAGGAGAGGGACATGAGAAATAATAAAAAAGGATTATGGGGAATTATTGTTGCAATAGGGTTATTTTTACTATCTAAGCTAAAGTGGGTATTCGCAATCTTTAAATTAGCAAAGTTTTCAACTGTATTTAGTATGTTTCTATCACTTGGTGCATACGCAGTTATATATGGTTGGAAATTTGGAGTAGCACTTGTTTATTTGTTATTTGTTCATGAAATGGGTCATTTATGGGCGGCAAGAAGAAAAGGGATACCTACATCACCGGCAATCTTCATTCCATTTATGGGGGCTCTTATTGGAATGAAAGAGATGCCGAAAAACGCAAAAGATGAAGCGTATATTGCTTATATGGGGCCTCTTTTCGGATTACTTTCATTTTTACCGGCTATTCCACTTTATATGATCACGAAAGAGCCGTTTTGGGCACTTGTTATTTTGCTTGGAAGTATGATTAATTTCTTTAATTTAATTCCCGTTTCACCGCTAGATGGTGGCCGGATTATTTCAGTTGTAAGTACGAAAATTTGGGGAGCAGGGCTTGTTTTATTGCTAGGCTATTCAATTTACTTTAAAAGTATTTTGGGAGGATTTATTTTCATTATCGGCTGTATGGAACTATATAGAGTAATAAAGAGAGATGAGCCGATTAAAGAATTAGGTTATAGAATTGATGGAATGAAAGAATATGTTGCTAAGCTTGAAGAGGAACTAAAAGAAACTGGTGCTGTGCATCGGACTATATACATGATGCATCATGAGATGAATGTATTAAGACAAAGAGAGCATGCAAAAGAATTAAAAACAGGGGAACTTCAAAGAATGGAAGTGTTAGAGCATCTTTTGCCGAAGTTTGAGCCGCTAGACTATGTTCCATATGAGGATGAAAAAGACGAGTATACAATTTACATCAGGGAGGCATTTGAAGTAGCGGAAAGACGATTAAATGAATGGGAAAAAGAAAAAGTACAAAAAGAAAACTATTATAAAGTTGATGCGAAAACGAAATGGACAGTATTCGCTTGTTATATCGGATTAATAGCTATACTTGGTTATACAGCTTATGAAGGTTATATTGTTTTACAGGAGCATTTGCCAAGGCGAAATGTGTAGAAAAATAGTGTCGAAATGATAGGAAGAATTTAAACAGGAATTGTATTTCTACGAGCGAATGATAGAAGTGAAACACTCTATTGTAATATTCATAGTAGAAAAGGAGTTCTGTATATGAGGAAATTGCTAAGTGTGTTCAGCATTATAATCGTGATGATCATTGCGAGTTATAGTCTTATGAAAGTGCTATTACATTATGCGAATAAGCCCGCTGGGGTAAATACAATAGCTCAAATAGAAGCGGTACAAGAAGAGACAAAAGTGCTTGATTTTATTCGTACGACACATGAAAGTTATAATAATTTCTTAAATTATGGTAAGGCAGAGAATTATACAGACGGGGACTGGAACCATTTAAAGAAATGGTTTCAAGAACAAGAATCATCTTTAAAAAACATACATACAGAAATAAAAAATGAAAAGATCAAACGTGATGTAAATAGAAGTTATGAAATTGTAAAAAAAGGTGTGGAGCTTCAAAATATTGAGTATGTAGTTTATGCCCATCGTGTATACCATGACTTAGATATTATCGTAAATAAATATAGAGGCGAAACGAACATCTGGGGGTATACAGAATTTGGAGATGGGAAAGATATAAGGGTAATTGAACAAGCAATACAGTCCAAATAATAAGCTAGCTAGCATTCTAGTTGGCTTATTTTCTTTTTGTAAGTGCAATGTTCATATATTTTTCACAAAAACACCGTGTTAATAGTGATTAAAATCACAATGTGTATAATACAATTCAGTTAAACTAAAAACAGTTAAGGAAATAGAGGAGTGGGATACAATGTTAAGTGCAAAAACAATTGAAATCGTAAAATCAACAGTACCATTATTACAAGAAAAAGGCGTTGAAATTACAACGAGATTTTATCAAATTTTATTTGAGGAACATCCGGAGTTATTGAATATTTTCAACCACACGAATCAGAAAAAGGGAAGACAACAACAAGCGTTAGCAAATGCTGTTTATGCAGCTGCGATGTACATTGATAATTTAGAAGCAATTATTCCAGTTGTAAAACAAATTGGTCATAAGCATAGAAGTTTAGGTATTAAAGCGGAACATTATCCGATTGTGGGTACATGTTTACTACGAGCGATTAAAGAGGTCGCAGGTGCACCTGATGAAATTTTAAATGCATGGGGAGAAGCGTATGGAGTCATTGCTGATGCATTCATTAGCATTGAAGCAGAGATGTATGAAGAGGCTGCACATAAAGAAGGTGGATGGAAAGATTTCCGAAACTTTGTAGTTGTTAAAAAAGTGAAAGAAAGTGACGTTATTACATCATTTTATTTAAAACCTGAAGATGGCGGGAAAGTTTCTTCATTCATCCCAGGACAATATGTAACAATTCAAATAAATATTGAAGGTGAAACATATACACATAATCGTCAATATAGCTTATCTGATGCTCCTGGAAAAGAATATTATCGTATTAGTGTAAAAAAAGAAGAAGGTGTAGATACACCAGGTGGTAAAGTATCTAATTACTTACATGATCATGTAGGGGAAGGAGATATTCTGCCAGTAAGTGCACCAGCGGGAGATTTCGTATTAAATATGGATTCAACATTACCAGTTGTACTAATTAGTGGTGGAGTAGGTATTACACCGATGATGAGTATGTTAAATACGTTAATTGAACAAGACTCAAAACGTAATGTATATTTTGTTCATGCAGCGATAAATAGTACTACACATGCGATGAAAGAACACGTTAAGGCAGTAGACAATGAATACGAACAAGTTAAAGCATACACTTGCTATTCTGCGCCGACTGAAAAAGATTTGGAAATAAAAAACTTTGATAAAGAAGGATTCATTGAAGGTGAATGGTTACAAACTATTATTCCGACAACTGAAGCAGAATTTTATTTCTGTGGTCCAGTGCCATTTATGAAGCATATAAATACTGCACTAATTGATTTAGGTGTGAAACAAGAGCATATTCATTATGAATTTTTTGGTCCAGCAGCAAGCTTACAATAGGGTGAGTTTGAATAAGCAAAAAACGAGGTATTATTTTACCTCGTTTTTTATTTGTTCTCTTAACAGCCGATTTACTGTTTCACGGCGTATACCTATCAGTTGACCAATTTCAGTTTGCGTTAATATTTCATATATAGGAATGTCACCTAAATATAGTGTGAACCACTCTTGTAAACGATGAAGACGTTCTTTCGGAGAGACAGTTGACAATTGGTCAATCCGCTGTTGCATCATTCTTAGTTTCGATTGTAATTGCATAGCGATGTCGGCATATGATTTAGGGTTTGCTTGAAGTCTATCGTACCATTCGCTACTAGTAATCGGTTCAACTTCTGTTTTTATTAAAGCAATAGCAGTACCGTGATATTCCTTCGGCGAAATTAAAGAATGGTGAGGTATCGTTTCACCTGGAACGATAATGTTGAATAGAAATGGTGTTCCGTCTTCTTCTAGTCGAACCACTTTTAATAAACCTGTTTTTATAAAATATAAAGGACCGTCCTCGCCTTGACGGAATAGTACATCTCCTTTGTGTAGAATCAATATTAGCCCCCCATTTAAACATTTCTAGTTCTTCTATTTTAGCGTATATGTATAAAGACAATATGCTATTTAAACAGCAATTTCATTGACGAAATGTATGCTATTACAGTAGTATACTATTTAGTGTGTAATAGTACTAGCAATGAATACGCTGTAGGGGGTTTAGTATATTGTTAGATGCGATGAAGATGACGGATATGAGAATACCGGCGAATGCTATCATTCATGCATGTAGAAGAGATGAAAGGTGGAGTCGTTCTATCCGTTGAAATAGACGGCCAAATTATTTATACGATGGCCTATGATGAAGAAACAGATAGTTATGCTGAATTATATGATCGAAACGATAAGAGGGCGTGCCAAGTACATGAAGACTTTATGGGATGGTCACTTCTTCACTAAAAAGATGTCAATATGACATCTTTTTTTATTGAATCGATAGATTATACAAGGAAATGAAATAAAAGGATAAAATTTGTAATAAATGATTTTGCATTGTTAGCACTTTGTAACTGCATGCGAACTGTTTTTTCGCTATCATAAAGATAACAGTCGCAGCTATAGGAGTGATCAACTTGAAGAAGGTACATATTTCAAATTTTATGCTATTAAGTGTTTGTTTAGTTTTATTTGTTCTCCTAGGAGCTTTTTTATATTCATGTGTATAAAAAAACGCATTCTAGAAAGAACGCGTTATAAAAGTGAAGTAATGATTAATCTAGTTCCAAGAATTATTAATGTGATACGTAATAAATTAATTACGGCATTACCGCTTAATTTTGTATTAATATAAGCCCCGATTTTTCCGCCAATCCATGCACCAGGAATAAGAATTAATGCATAAGTCCAGCTAACATTTCCAAGAGAGATGTGAGTTGCAGAACTTACAATTGCTGATAAAAATACGATAAACATCGAAGTTGCCACAGCAATGTGTGCTGGGAATGCAAAAAGAAGCATCATCGCTGGAACAAGTAAGGCACCGCCACCAATTCCAAATAATCCAGATATAAACCCAACTATAAAGGCGATAAAGATAGCAAGAAACGGTGGGAATTGATAGTGTACAGTATTTCCTTTGTTATCTGTAAAAGACCGCTTAATGACAGACATATTTGATAAGGAAAGAGGTTTTAATTTGTCTCGTAGCATAAGAAGAATGGAGACTAAAATAAGGAAAATCCCAAAATATAAAGAAAATGTATCTTGGTTTAAAAATTTATTTGCCCATGATCCGATAATACCACCAGGGCCACTCCCGATAAATAAAATAAGTCCACTTTTATAATCCACCCGTTTATGCTTCATATACGTAAGGGTGGAAGCCAGTCCTGTAAAAACGACTGTTACCATAGAAGTTCCTACTGCGAGTTGTGGTGATAAACTGTGTAATCCAATTAATAACGGAACGATAATAATTCCGCCCCCAAGCCCAACTAGGCTCCCGACGGTCCCGGCGATTAATCCGATGAAAAGTAACATGATGTATTCCAAAATTGCCAACTCCTCTATATAACTTGTCCATCAATTATTATACACGCTTTTTAATAAGAAATAGGCTTGTTCACAAAAAAGTCGTCTTCCTAGAAAAATAAGGAAGACGACTTTTGATTAAAAGATTAAGTGTAATAAGTAGTAAAATAACGCAGCTAATGAAGCTGAAATAGGAAGTGTAATAACCCAAGTAATTAACATGCGTTTTGCAGTTCCCCATTTTACACCTTTCACACGATGAGAAGCACCAACCCCTAAAATAGAAGAAGAGATAACGTGCGTTGTACTAACTGGCAAGTGAATGAATGTTGCACCGAAAATAACAAGTGATGATGATAAATCAGCAGCTACACCATTTACAGGACGAATTTTCATAATTTGTCCACCGACAGTTTTAATAATTTTCCATCCACCGACAGAAGTACCAAGACCCATTGCAATTGCACAAGATAATTGTACCCAGAACGGGATGTCGCTAGAAGTATGATAGTTATTGGCCATAAGAGCCATCGTAATGATTCCCATTGCTTTTTGTGCATCATTTGTACCATGTGTATAAGCTTGTAATGCTGCAGTGAAAATCTGGAATATACGGAAGTTTTTATTCGTTTTCGTTAAGTTAAAGTTTTTAAAGACCACTTTAAAAATACTGTATACGATATAACCAATAACAAAAGCGATAATCGGTGAAATGATTAAAGCTTCAAGAATTTTAATGAATCCTTTAAGGTTTAATGAACTAATACCAGCAGCAGCAATAGCTGCACCTGCGATTGAGCCAATAATTGCATGCGAAGAACTACTTGGGATACCGTAGTACCAAGTAATTAAGTTCCAAGCTATCGCCGCAAGTAAAGCAGCTAAAATTACAAGAGAACCATTTTGTAAAGCAAATGGGTCAACGATATCTTTTGTAATCGTTTTTGCTACACCTGTAAATGTCATTGCACCTAAAAAGTTCATAATAGCTGCCATAATAATTGCATGTCTAGGCTTTAGAGCTTTCGTTGAAACAGCCGTTGCAATAGCGTTTGCTGTATCGTGAAATCCATTGATAAAGTCAAAAGCTAAAGCGCAAATGACTACTAAAACGGTCAGTATCAAGAGTGTATCCATGATCAAACTCCTTACGCGTTCTTCATAATAATTGTTTCTAATACGTTTGCAACGCTTTGGCAGCTATCAGCTACTTCTTCAAGCTCTTCGTAAATCTCTTTGTATTGAATAATCTTAATCGGATCTTTTTCACGAGAGAATAAGTGTTTAATCGCATGACGACGAATATCATCGCATTGTGATTCGTAATCCTTAATCTTAATCGCGTTCGTACGAATGTCGACCAACTTCTTTTTAGACAGTAGTTCAACAGAGTTTGCAATTTCAATTGCACATTGATTAATTGCTTCTACGAATTTAATCATGTATTCATCAGCTTCTGTAATAGAATACATTTCGAACAGACCAGCACCGTGATCTAATCCGTCTAATACATCATCCATACTCATTGCAAGTTGTAGGATGTCCTCACGTTCAATAGGAGTAATAAACGCTTTGTTTAGCTCCATAATGATTTCGTGAATAAATGAGTCACCTTTTGACTCATATTCTTTCATGCGCATAGAAAACTCTTTTAAATCGCTAGCATTTTTAATTTTATACTCCACGAAAAATTGCGCGCCTTCTTTTAAATTTTCAGAAACATTCATTAACATTTCAGAAAATTTATCTTTTTTTGATTTAAAGACCATTATTAGTTACCCCCACAAAAGTAATATATGTAAAATATATTGGCTAGTCAATTCTAACAAAAAACTGTCGTTTTTTAAAACATTTTATCGAAAAGTTTACAAAAACTTAACATAACTCTCATTGTTGTATTAATAATATTAATAATCGATATTGAATATCTTACTTGTAGAATGTCCTTTTCTTGCAAAAAGTATGAATGTGAAAGAAAAGCTTTACACTATAGGAAGGACTACGTTATTATAATAAATTTAAAAGGAGGTATATTCTTCCTTTTGAAAAGAAGAGTGTAAACAAACGAAGGAAGTGAACGAATGAAATTGAAGAACACTCACTTTAAAAAAACGCTTGAGTGGTTCAATGAGAGGAAGAAACTACGCAATTCATTAATTGTATTGGGCAGTTTATTCGTTACTCTATTTATTGCTATAAATATAATAATTTCCATTCAAGACATATCTGAATTAAAACAAGCTGTTCCGCAACCGACTTTAATTTATGATGCAAACAATGAAGTTGCGACTAAATTGGCTTCTTCTAAAACAGAAGGCGTAAAAAGGAAAGATATTCCTAACATTATGGTTCAGGCAATTGTTGCAGTAGAAGATAAGGAGTTTTTTAACCATCACGGTATTTACTATAGTGGAATTATAAGTGCGGTTTTTAAAAATATTACAGCAGGAGAAGTTGTAGCAGGGGGAAGTACAATTACACAACAACTTGCGAAAAATGTATTTTTGACACAAGACCGCACGTTCTCACGTAAAATAAAAGAATATTTTCTAACTAAAAAAATAGAACGTACTTATACAAAAGATGAAATTATTGAAATGTATATGAATCAAATTTATTTTGGTGAAGGGGCTTGGGGTATAAAAAGAGCAGCTAAATCTTATTTTGATAAAGATGTAAAAGATTTATCAATTTCAGAAGCTGCAACGATTGCGGGCTTGATTAAAGCGCCGTCTGCGTATTCGCCTTATAAAAACTTTAATAAATCAATTGAACGACGTAATGTCGTATTAAGTTTAATGAAAGAGCAAGGGTATATTTCTGAAGAACAGTACAATAAAGAAAAAGAGTCCGGTCTTGTATTAAAACGTGGTGTGGATGATAAATACAAAGGTAAATATTCTCAATATGTAGACTATATTGTTAGAGAAGCAATGGACAAGTACGAATTAACACAGAATGAGATTTTAGCAGGTGGTTATCGTATTTATACAGAGCTTGATTCGAAAAAACAACAGGCTGTAGAAGATGTTGTGAATAATGATAACTATTTTAAAGATAGTGGTTCAGATCAGCTCATGCAAACAGGAGTGGTCCTTGTGAATCCAAAAACTGGTGGTGTTCCAGCTTTAGTTGGAGGCAGAGGGCCGTATCAGTTTTTACAATTTAACCATGCTACTCAATTAAAAAGGCAACCAGGTTCAACGTTAAAGCCTCTTGCTGTATATGTACCAGCGTTAGAACAAGGGTATGAAGTATACGATATATTAAAAGATGAACCATTTAGTATTAAAGAATACGAACCGAAAAATAGTGATCTTACCTTCCATGGTAATGTGACAATGTATGAAGCGGTGGCAAAGTCGTATAATGTTTCAGCAGTTTGGCTGTTAGAACAAATAGGATTAGATAAAGGATTGAAATCTTTAGAGAGATTTGGTATTCCAATAGTGCCAGAAGATCGTACGTATCCGATTGCTTTAGGCGGAATGCATGTAGGTACATCTCCATTTGTAATGGCCCAAGCATATAGTACATTTGCAAATGATGGTGTTCAAGTGGAGGCTCATGCAATTAGAGAAATTCAAAACGCTGAAGGTGAAACGATTGGGAAATGGTATAAGAAAGAGACGCGGGTGACGAGTGAAAAAATTGCTCAAAAGATGACATATTTATTAAAAGGTGTTGTCGAAAAGGGAACAGGTGAAAAAGCGAAAGTTAATAATGTTGATACGGCGGGTAAGACAGGTACTACTCAAATTGTAAATGGTCCAAGCAATGGTGCAAAGGATTCATGGTTTGTTGGATATACGCCAGATTTAGTAGGTGCGATTTGGGTAGGATATGATAAAACAGATAGCGAGCATTATGTTCCAGGAGGGAGTCAAATTACGACGACGATGTTCCGGGATATCATGAAAAAAGCAAATGCAAATCCAGCTCAAAAAGCATTCCAGTTATCACTAATACCAGAGGCTGACTACAAAAAACAATTGCAAACAATCGAAGAGGAAAAACGAAGAAAAGAAGAAGAGAAGAGAAGGAAAGAACAGGAACAACAAAGAAAACAAGAGCAGCAAGAGTGGTTTGATAAAGTGAAAGAGTGGATTCCATCACTTTGGTAAAAGAAGAAAGAGGCGAATAACGAAATCCGCCTCTTTTTCGTATGAAAAATAAAGTGAAACTTCAATCATTAAGGGATGTTTATTCACCGCTAATGATTAGCCCATACCAATTGGGAAATGATATTACTCGTTTAGTATAATGTTCGTACTGCCAGAGGATTGAGAATCATATGTGATAATGATTTTGCCTTTACTAATAGGTTCGTAAGGTAATTCTTCTTCATAACTACCATTATTTTCATTATGGATAGAAAGCGTGATTTCATCAATTTCTTTATTTATATACTGATCTTTAATCGTTTCAGCAATTTGAAGTAGCGTTTCGTAACTAGAAGCTTTCGTAATAAGCATTCCTTTTATAACCTTTTTTTCATTATTTGCTGCATTGGAATAAGGGATGTTACTTTGTTTTGTATACAAAAGCTTGTATGGAACTGTTTTTCTCTCTGCTTTTGATATAGTGGAATATTTTAGAGTTAAAAAAAATCCTACACATAAAATAATGCATACCATAAAAGCAACCCAGATGCGTATCAGTGACATAACTCTCATTTTCATCCCTCTTTCATATCTTTGACTTCACTATTTATCATACAAAATGAGGATTAAGATAGAGTAAATTTGAGGTAAAGAAACGTAAAGAAGGAGCACTTATCCTCCCAAATAAGTGCCCGGTTCTATATAAAAAGAGAAATTTAATTTACAGTCAAATGATGCATATTATTATAAATACGCTTATTTAGTGAAATTAGTAAATTCGGAAAACAGATAGTGTTGCTGTTGTATCACCTGTGTTAGGAATAGAAATAGTATTTGCTGTAGGTTGTACAGCGATTGTTGTACCAGTTTGTAAAGTAACGATTGTAGAGAAAGAAACAGCACTACTGATAACGTTAGTTGAAAAATTACGAGTAGGTGGTTGACCATTGAAGGAAATACCGAACCCAAACGGTGAAGAGCCTGGGAAAGTTGTAGACGCTGAGAAATTAATATCATATACGCCTGTTTCTAAAACTGTTAAAGTGTCTGAAGTGTCATTAAAAGTGATAGTATTTATTTCAAAAACTTGATTAAATTGGATGTTTGTTCCAGGAGATATAGTTTGTGCGTTGGAGTTTCCGATGGACGCGATAGTTACAGGAATTGGAGTACCCGCTGGACTGTCGCACCAGTAGCACCTTGAGCGCCCGCCGGTCCTTGGACACCAGTTAAGCCCCTTGAGTCCTACTATCACCTCCTCCAAGGCAATCTGATCCGTATTGAACTAGGAATAGTTTGGATCTCTGTTATGAGTTTAACTAATTTGTCGATAGTACAACAATCTACTTTAAATAACTTAGCAAGCTTTGTAGCTCAACGTACAATGCTCCGCATGAGAAAGGTGTTGTTCTTAAAATAGTTAATAGATTAGTGATAATAGAATTTCCGATTTGTTTTTGTGCCGGAGATAAATCTAAGCAATTGAGGAACTTTTGTAGATTATTTAGGGCATCAATTAGATTATCTATATTATTTTGAGAAGGGGTTTGAAAGACAGCTTGAATAGCTTGACCAAGTGCTTGAAGAAGTCTAACAAACTCTTTCAGTTCGGACTTAGAGATATTAATATGACTGCAAGCTCTTACTTCGCAACAATCATTACCATAAAATACTTTTCCTTTATTTATATTGTTTATCTTTTCATCCCTTTCTTTCATAGAATCAATAGTCGTTACTATATATTAAGATGAGATTTATACTAAATTCGTGATGGACAAACTACTATTTCTAAAAAAATAAGAAGTTTGCCTACCAAGCAAAAACAATTAAGTTATGGAGAA
This region includes:
- a CDS encoding class I SAM-dependent methyltransferase, translating into MSINFHDANNKYTYATRNAHVSWEEMIKNITDIQNKQIIDIGCGGGIYTKELALMGAKNVVGLDFSKEILQAAKENCSGFPNISFIHGDAHSIPYPDETFDIVISRAVIHHLQDIPTFLREASRILKKNGVLILQDRTIEDCTIPGSPEHIRGYFFSVFPKLIEIESKRRPKTATIQQELQKHSLHVFPSQTQWEVRKIHDSVAALLQDLSPRTGRSILYELTDHELAQLLHHIQIALQNISPIIERDRWTIWSGRKL
- a CDS encoding site-2 protease family protein, with protein sequence MRNNKKGLWGIIVAIGLFLLSKLKWVFAIFKLAKFSTVFSMFLSLGAYAVIYGWKFGVALVYLLFVHEMGHLWAARRKGIPTSPAIFIPFMGALIGMKEMPKNAKDEAYIAYMGPLFGLLSFLPAIPLYMITKEPFWALVILLGSMINFFNLIPVSPLDGGRIISVVSTKIWGAGLVLLLGYSIYFKSILGGFIFIIGCMELYRVIKRDEPIKELGYRIDGMKEYVAKLEEELKETGAVHRTIYMMHHEMNVLRQREHAKELKTGELQRMEVLEHLLPKFEPLDYVPYEDEKDEYTIYIREAFEVAERRLNEWEKEKVQKENYYKVDAKTKWTVFACYIGLIAILGYTAYEGYIVLQEHLPRRNV
- the hmpA gene encoding NO-inducible flavohemoprotein, which codes for MLSAKTIEIVKSTVPLLQEKGVEITTRFYQILFEEHPELLNIFNHTNQKKGRQQQALANAVYAAAMYIDNLEAIIPVVKQIGHKHRSLGIKAEHYPIVGTCLLRAIKEVAGAPDEILNAWGEAYGVIADAFISIEAEMYEEAAHKEGGWKDFRNFVVVKKVKESDVITSFYLKPEDGGKVSSFIPGQYVTIQINIEGETYTHNRQYSLSDAPGKEYYRISVKKEEGVDTPGGKVSNYLHDHVGEGDILPVSAPAGDFVLNMDSTLPVVLISGGVGITPMMSMLNTLIEQDSKRNVYFVHAAINSTTHAMKEHVKAVDNEYEQVKAYTCYSAPTEKDLEIKNFDKEGFIEGEWLQTIIPTTEAEFYFCGPVPFMKHINTALIDLGVKQEHIHYEFFGPAASLQ
- a CDS encoding Crp/Fnr family transcriptional regulator — its product is MILHKGDVLFRQGEDGPLYFIKTGLLKVVRLEEDGTPFLFNIIVPGETIPHHSLISPKEYHGTAIALIKTEVEPITSSEWYDRLQANPKSYADIAMQLQSKLRMMQQRIDQLSTVSPKERLHRLQEWFTLYLGDIPIYEILTQTEIGQLIGIRRETVNRLLREQIKNEVK
- a CDS encoding sulfite exporter TauE/SafE family protein; translation: MEYIMLLFIGLIAGTVGSLVGLGGGIIIVPLLIGLHSLSPQLAVGTSMVTVVFTGLASTLTYMKHKRVDYKSGLILFIGSGPGGIIGSWANKFLNQDTFSLYFGIFLILVSILLMLRDKLKPLSLSNMSVIKRSFTDNKGNTVHYQFPPFLAIFIAFIVGFISGLFGIGGGALLVPAMMLLFAFPAHIAVATSMFIVFLSAIVSSATHISLGNVSWTYALILIPGAWIGGKIGAYINTKLSGNAVINLLRITLIILGTRLIITSLL
- a CDS encoding inorganic phosphate transporter, producing MDTLLILTVLVVICALAFDFINGFHDTANAIATAVSTKALKPRHAIIMAAIMNFLGAMTFTGVAKTITKDIVDPFALQNGSLVILAALLAAIAWNLITWYYGIPSSSSHAIIGSIAGAAIAAAGISSLNLKGFIKILEALIISPIIAFVIGYIVYSIFKVVFKNFNLTKTNKNFRIFQIFTAALQAYTHGTNDAQKAMGIITMALMANNYHTSSDIPFWVQLSCAIAMGLGTSVGGWKIIKTVGGQIMKIRPVNGVAADLSSSLVIFGATFIHLPVSTTHVISSSILGVGASHRVKGVKWGTAKRMLITWVITLPISASLAALFYYLLHLIF
- a CDS encoding DUF47 domain-containing protein gives rise to the protein MVFKSKKDKFSEMLMNVSENLKEGAQFFVEYKIKNASDLKEFSMRMKEYESKGDSFIHEIIMELNKAFITPIEREDILQLAMSMDDVLDGLDHGAGLFEMYSITEADEYMIKFVEAINQCAIEIANSVELLSKKKLVDIRTNAIKIKDYESQCDDIRRHAIKHLFSREKDPIKIIQYKEIYEELEEVADSCQSVANVLETIIMKNA